From the Primulina tabacum isolate GXHZ01 chromosome 3, ASM2559414v2, whole genome shotgun sequence genome, one window contains:
- the LOC142539847 gene encoding putative LRR receptor-like serine/threonine-protein kinase At2g16250: MNARRLFLKFNEGAAEMVDRWSGAVFVVLVLLFSLFGCTLEQKLSVSTQDRLPLLQLRSSLGLKAKEWPIKSDPCTIWVGIQCNNGRVTGINISGFRRTRRGSQNPQFSVDALQNLTLLSSFNASNFLLPGPIPRWLGLQLASLQVLDLSSCSITGVIPTTLGNLNSLAELYLSDNNLTGVVPSSFGQLSRLSVLDLSRNMLTSSIPESFALLRNLTFLDMSANFLSGVIPPGIGTLSTLQFLNLSGNNLSSSIPAQLGDLSNLVELDLGFNSLTGSLLLDFRGLRNLQRIVIGNNILSGTLAEDLFRPLTRLQILVLSRNGFTGDFPAVLWSIPTLQFLDVSVNNFTSGLPNVTSSSNSSVLALNISHNQLYGNMPIVFRSFSFIDASGNYFQGTVPSNARGNTSLGLNCLQNVANQRNASECASFYSVRGLVFDNFGSTNDTQTPPAETHKSNRKVIVLASVLGGIGIISLLVILFVMLIYCKKRRGTINRRDIGVGPVPASGSPPPPGTSLYFTVLGDSFAYQQILKATGKLDDSNLIKNGHSGDLFRGILEGGVPVVIKKVDLDSMVKKEAHMLELEFFNKVSHPRFVPLLGHCLENENEKFLVYKFMPNGDLASSLFKKMKSDEDGLQSLDWITRLKIAIGAAESLCYLHHECTPPLVHRDVHASSILLDDKFEVRLGSLSNVCAQEGEAHQNRITKLLRLPQSSDQGMPYSTSAYDVYCFGKVLLELVTGKLGISSSPDSNMKEWLDATLRCISMNNKELVTNIVDTSLVIDEDLLEEVWAMAIVARSCLNPKPSRRPPMRYILKALENPLKVIREESTGSARLRTMSSRGSFHATLFSSWRHSSSDVAAGTSRKVERASSFKHSGTMGSQGSGQNGDGNGNGHSSSTRRHSVEIFPEPHNEHDVERTNDN, from the exons ATGAACGCGAGGAGGCTTTTCTTGAAGTTCAATGAAGGTGCAGCAGAAATGGTGGATAGGTGGAGTGGTGcggtttttgttgttttagtgTTGTTATTTTCGCTGTTTGGTTGTACATTAGAGCAGAAATTATCGGTTTCAACGCAAGATAGATTGCCTTTACTTCAGCTGAGATCTTCATTAGGGTTGAAGGCTAAAGAGTGGCCGATAAAATCCGACCCCTGCACGATTTGGGTTGGTATTCAGTGCAACAATGGCCGGGTTACGGGTATCAACATTTCAGGGTTCAGGAGAACCCGAAGAGGAAGCCAAAACCCTCAATTCTCAGTGGATGCCCTCCAGAATTTGACTCTTTTGTCCTCTTTCAATGCGTCCAATTTCTTGCTTCCTGGGCCGATTCCGAGATGGCTGGGCTTGCAGCTTGCCTCTCTCCAAGTGCTTGATCTCAGTTCTTGTTCAATTACTGGTGTCATTCCGACCACTCTGGGCAATTTGAATAGCTTAGCCGAACTGTATTTATCTGATAACAATCTTACTGGCGTAGTTCCGTCCAGTTTTGGTCAGTTATCTCGCCTTTCTGTTCTTGATCTTTCGAGAAACATGCTCACAAGTTCGATACCTGAGTCTTTTGCCTTGCTTCGGAACCTCACTTTTCTTGATATGTCTGCAAATTTCTTGTCTGGGGTTATTCCTCCGGGTATTGGGACTCTGTCTACGTTGCAGTTCTTGAATCTTTCTGGGAACAACTTATCGTCTTCAATACCGGCACAACTCGGTGATCTTTCTAATCTGGTTGAGCTTGATCTCGGATTTAATTCTCTCACAGGGTCCCTTCTTCTGGATTTTAGGGGTTTGAGAAACTTGCAGCGAATAGTAATTGGGAACAATATTCTTTCAGGAACACTGGCCGAGGATTTATTCCGTCCTCTGACTCGATTACAGATTCTTGTTTTGAGTCGTAATGGATTCACCGGTGATTTTCCGGCTGTGTTGTGGTCTATCCCTACACTGCAGTTCCTTGACGTGTCTGTGAATAACTTTACTAGTGGGCTGCCAAATGTGACTTCAAGTTCTAATTCTAGTGTTTTAGCACTTAACATTTCCCATAATCAGTTATACGGAAATATGCCCATTGTATTCAGAAGCTTCAGTTTTATCGATGCATCAGGCAACTATTTCCAAGGCACAGTTCCGAGTAATGCTCGCGGCAACACTTCTCTAGGTTTGAATTGCCTCCAGAACGTGGCTAATCAGAGAAATGCATCTGAATGTGCCTCATTTTATTCTGTGAGGGGCTTAGTGTTCGATAATTTTGGATCAACAAATGACACTCAAACTCCTCCTGCCGAAACCCATAAGAGTAACAGAAAAGTAATCGTTTTGGCTTCTGTTCTTGGTGGTATCGGGATAATCTCTCTCCTGGTGATTTTATTTGTGATGCTGATTTATTGCAAGAAAAGGAGAGGCACAATAAACCGACGCGACATTGGTGTAGGGCCTGTTCCTGCCAGTGGAAGCCCACCGCCTCCCGGAACATCATTATATTTTACAGTTCTCGGAGATTCATTTGCCTATCAGCAGATTCTCAAGGCCACGGGTAAATTGGATGACTCAAATCTAATCAAGAATGGTCATTCAGGTGATCTTTTCCGTGGAATCCTTGAAGGTGGAGTCCCAGTAGTCATCAAGAAAGTGGATTTGGATTCAATGGTAAAAAAGGAAGCACACATGTTAGAACTCGAGTTTTTCAACAAAGTATCCCACCCTAGATTCGTACCACTGTTGGGGCATTGCTTGGAGAACGAGAACGAGAAGTTTCTTGTTTATAAGTTCATGCCAAATGGAGACTTGGCCAGTTCTTTGttcaagaaaatgaaatctgatgAAGATGGTTTGCAATCATTGGATTGGATAACACGACTCAAAATAGCAATTGGAGCTGCGGAGAGTCTGTGTTACCTACACCACGAGTGCACCCCACCACTTGTTCACAG GGACGTACATGCCAGCAGCATACTACTTGACGATAAATTTGAAGTGAGATTAGGAAGCTTGAGTAATGTATGTGCTCAAGAAGGCGAAGCTCATCAAAACAGAATAACAAAATTGCTACGGTTGCCACA GTCATCAGACCAAG GTATGCCTTACTCTACCAGTGCCTATGATGTGTACTGTTTCGGGAAAGTTCTGCTCGAGCTCGTAACTGGTAAACTTGGCATCAGTTCGTCGCCTGATTCCAACATGAAAGAGTGGTTGGATGCAACCCTACGTTGCATCAGCATGAACAACAAAGAACTCGTCACAAATATTGTGGACACATCACTTGTGATAGATGAGGATCTTCTCGAGGAAGTATGGGCCATGGCAATTGTTGCCAGATCTTGCCTTAATCCCAAGCCTTCTAGACGCCCTCCAATGCGTTATATACTCAAAGCATTGGAAAATCCATTGAAAGTCATTAGGGAAGAAAGCACTGGCTCGGCTAGGCTTAGAACCATGTCATCCAGAGGGTCGTTCCATGCTACTTTATTCAGCAGCTGGCGGCACAGCTCATCGGATGTGGCAGCTGGGACTTCTCGAAAAGTTGAACGAGCCAGTAGTTTCAAACACTCGGGGACAATGGGGTCTCAAGGAAGTGGTCAGAATGGCGATGGAAATGGTAACGGTCATTCATCCTCAACGAGGAGACACTCTGTCGAAATTTTCCCGGAACCTCATAACGAGCACGATGTAGAGAGAACAAATGATAACTAA